One window from the genome of Rubinisphaera margarita encodes:
- a CDS encoding FAD-dependent oxidoreductase yields the protein MKSNPASLSFLALVLLLLHSSALPGESFGAAPESADVVIYGGTSAGIAAAVQVHRMGKSVIVIEPSDRVGGLTTGGLGQTDIGNKAAIGGIAREFYEDIAAHYEDDSAWKWQRRDQYKSGGQSRTAQSETAMWTFEPSAALSVYQSWIDRHQIRVDYGKRLDRSSVMTTRSSPARILSIRMESGETYRAQMFIDATYEGDLMAAAGVSYTVGREANEQYGETLNGVQTRMAHHHQLRKGIDPYVVPGDPGSGLLPHIDPRGPGEEGGADHRVQAYCFRMCLTDHPENRIPFHKPEGYEPLWYELLLRNYEAGENSAPWINSSMPNRKTDTNNRLGFSTDFIGQNYDYPEASYEEREAIVAKHLLYQQGLMWTLANHPRMPEKIRDQVSRWGMCKDEFEAGNGWQNQLYIREARRMVSDFVMTQKHCQGVAVEDPVGLAAYTMDSHNQQRYIDENGHVRNEGDVQVGGFPPYGISYRSIIPQRREVSNLFVPVCLSASHIAFGSIRMEPVFMVLGQSSATAAVLAIDDEVAVHDLDYEKLSQRLLKDQQVLQHVGPKPTPGIDPATLPGIVVDNRQAKTEGGWATSSSTAEYVGLDYLHDANAGKGDGKVRYQAELKQPGRYRVALLWPVFSNRASNTRVIVTDAAGETHEFRVNQRDPQTKGRAELGEFDFGNVAIVEISNADSDGHVIADAVQFLPMDKSND from the coding sequence ATGAAATCCAATCCAGCAAGTCTCTCTTTTCTCGCGTTGGTTTTGCTGCTGCTGCATTCCTCCGCTTTGCCAGGTGAGTCGTTTGGGGCCGCGCCCGAATCGGCCGATGTTGTGATCTACGGGGGCACGTCGGCGGGAATTGCTGCGGCGGTCCAGGTCCATCGGATGGGAAAGTCGGTGATTGTCATCGAACCATCGGACCGCGTGGGAGGACTGACCACCGGCGGGCTCGGTCAGACCGACATTGGGAATAAGGCCGCCATTGGGGGGATCGCCAGGGAATTCTATGAAGACATTGCCGCCCACTACGAGGACGACTCGGCCTGGAAATGGCAACGACGCGATCAATACAAGAGCGGGGGACAATCGCGCACGGCGCAAAGCGAAACGGCCATGTGGACGTTCGAGCCGAGTGCCGCATTGTCGGTTTACCAGAGTTGGATCGACCGCCATCAGATTCGCGTCGACTACGGAAAACGACTCGATCGATCATCCGTGATGACCACTCGCAGCAGTCCGGCGCGGATCCTCAGCATTCGAATGGAATCGGGGGAAACGTACCGCGCCCAGATGTTTATCGATGCGACATACGAAGGGGACTTGATGGCGGCGGCTGGTGTGAGCTACACGGTGGGCCGAGAAGCCAACGAACAATATGGCGAAACACTCAATGGCGTGCAGACAAGGATGGCTCACCACCATCAACTTCGCAAAGGAATCGATCCGTATGTGGTTCCGGGCGATCCAGGCAGTGGGTTGCTGCCGCACATCGATCCCAGAGGACCTGGTGAAGAAGGCGGAGCAGATCATCGCGTGCAGGCTTACTGCTTTCGAATGTGCTTGACGGACCATCCAGAAAACCGCATTCCATTTCACAAACCCGAGGGCTACGAACCGCTGTGGTATGAGCTGCTGCTGCGGAACTATGAGGCGGGGGAAAACAGTGCCCCCTGGATCAACTCCAGCATGCCCAATCGAAAGACCGACACGAACAATCGACTGGGGTTCTCGACCGATTTCATCGGTCAAAACTATGACTACCCCGAAGCGTCTTATGAAGAACGGGAAGCAATCGTCGCCAAACACCTGCTGTATCAACAGGGGTTGATGTGGACGCTGGCCAATCATCCAAGAATGCCCGAGAAGATTCGCGACCAGGTTTCTCGGTGGGGCATGTGCAAGGACGAGTTTGAGGCCGGAAACGGGTGGCAAAATCAGCTCTACATCCGTGAGGCACGACGGATGGTCAGCGATTTTGTCATGACCCAGAAGCACTGCCAGGGTGTCGCGGTGGAGGATCCGGTTGGACTGGCCGCCTACACGATGGACTCTCACAACCAGCAACGCTACATCGATGAAAACGGTCACGTTCGCAATGAAGGCGATGTGCAGGTCGGTGGTTTCCCGCCGTACGGCATTAGCTATCGATCGATCATTCCCCAACGGCGGGAAGTCTCGAACCTGTTCGTTCCGGTCTGCCTGTCCGCGTCGCACATCGCATTCGGTTCGATTCGCATGGAGCCCGTCTTCATGGTGCTGGGTCAATCATCCGCCACGGCCGCGGTACTGGCCATCGACGACGAAGTCGCCGTGCACGACCTCGACTACGAAAAGCTGTCTCAACGTTTGTTGAAAGACCAACAGGTGCTTCAACACGTTGGCCCCAAACCGACACCCGGCATCGATCCAGCCACCTTGCCAGGAATTGTCGTCGACAATCGCCAGGCAAAAACCGAGGGCGGTTGGGCCACCAGCAGTTCAACGGCTGAGTATGTCGGACTGGATTACCTTCACGACGCCAACGCCGGGAAAGGAGACGGCAAGGTTCGTTATCAGGCGGAGTTGAAGCAACCGGGGCGATATCGAGTAGCACTCCTGTGGCCGGTGTTCTCCAATCGAGCCAGCAACACCCGGGTGATTGTGACAGATGCCGCCGGGGAAACTCATGAGTTCCGCGTCAACCAACGCGATCCGCAAACGAAGGGGCGTGCTGAATTGGGCGAGTTCGACTTTGGAAACGTTGCCATCGTCGAGATCAGCAACGCGGACTCGGATGGCCACGTCATCGCTGACGCGGTTCAATTCCTCCCCATGGACAAGTCGAACGACTGA
- a CDS encoding PIG-L deacetylase family protein: MLRVCLVLLASVTITVSLAHAEDDGKLRIICFGAHPDDAEYKSGGTAAMWAKQGHHVKLVSVTNGDIGHWAMSGGQLAKRRTAESAEVAKRLGVTSEVLDIHDGELMPTLENRRTITRLIREWKADIVIAHRPWDYHPDHRYVGVLVQDAAFMVQVPFFCPDTPPLERNPVFLYSSDRFQKPYPFEADIAVAIDDVFDLKVEALTALESQVFEGGALAGPEYLTTVPPASKPDLRKEWLKERWDRRAGAEASNHRSALIKWYGKEEGQQVKYAEAFEICEYGRQPSPDEIRQLFPFFPEPNAESK; encoded by the coding sequence ATGTTGAGAGTTTGCCTTGTTCTGCTGGCTTCTGTGACGATCACCGTTTCATTGGCTCACGCGGAGGATGATGGCAAGTTACGCATTATCTGCTTCGGGGCTCATCCCGATGACGCGGAGTACAAAAGCGGCGGCACCGCGGCGATGTGGGCCAAACAAGGGCATCATGTGAAGCTGGTTTCGGTGACGAATGGGGATATCGGACACTGGGCGATGTCCGGCGGGCAGTTGGCCAAACGAAGAACCGCGGAGTCGGCGGAGGTCGCGAAACGGCTCGGCGTCACGTCGGAAGTGCTTGACATTCACGATGGCGAATTGATGCCGACGCTGGAGAATCGCAGGACGATCACTCGACTGATCCGGGAATGGAAGGCCGATATTGTCATCGCCCACCGCCCCTGGGATTATCACCCTGATCACCGTTATGTCGGAGTGCTGGTACAGGACGCCGCCTTTATGGTCCAAGTCCCGTTCTTCTGTCCGGACACTCCGCCGCTGGAGAGAAACCCGGTTTTCCTGTATTCAAGTGACCGTTTTCAAAAGCCGTATCCCTTTGAAGCCGACATCGCAGTGGCGATCGACGACGTGTTCGATCTGAAGGTTGAAGCGCTGACGGCTCTCGAGTCACAGGTGTTTGAAGGGGGAGCGCTGGCCGGTCCAGAATACCTGACGACAGTACCGCCGGCGTCCAAACCGGACCTTCGCAAAGAATGGCTGAAGGAACGCTGGGACAGACGAGCCGGAGCCGAGGCGAGCAATCACCGTTCGGCCCTCATCAAATGGTACGGCAAAGAGGAAGGTCAGCAGGTGAAATATGCCGAGGCGTTCGAAATCTGCGAATACGGCCGACAGCCATCGCCTGATGAGATTCGCCAGTTATTTCCGTTCTTCCCGGAACCGAATGCGGAATCCAAGTAG